In one window of Protaetiibacter larvae DNA:
- a CDS encoding choice-of-anchor Q domain-containing protein, which produces MPHAPSRNLRPALFALTALALGVSLATAGLLVAPQPARAASFTVTTTADVVDTAGGCAGATLATLPGTGGLVSLREAVCAANNAAGPDVISLPAGTYVLTGASGEDYAASGDLDVWDSGAAGDGLSIVGAGSDRTIIDGDENDRLFDVYNRNAFAFALDDVTLSYGRVPSNDAGGALLTGFGSTTQLTRVVVEWSRAGNGGGIANIQGDLVLLDTVVHDNYADEAGGGVFSTAGLFQMQRSTVNNNVADTGGALWLSYDGPQAMTIEQSTIHSNAGGGAAGIYVPDTSHGMLTITDTTITDNRSATAGGAVVVAANSWTELMLSSSTVTGNVGPTGGGVIGGLGLVTVQNSIVAQNTGGDLVGTISGSYNYVGVAGAGIVDGVANNRAGTVSAPLDPQLREIGSYGGPTRTRVPLPGSPVVDTGSLCGAVDQRQVARSVCDVGAVELSAAPDTALGSAPAASTSETSATLAFTGSGGSGTLSFECALDAAAYTPCTSPTTLGALASGAHTFRVRAVDALGATDPSSATAGWTVIGAAAPELADSGAAETGTLLAAGLVLLAAGGVLLGTRLRTRLRTRRS; this is translated from the coding sequence ATGCCGCACGCCCCGAGCCGCAACCTTCGCCCCGCACTCTTCGCCCTCACCGCCCTCGCCCTCGGGGTGAGCCTCGCCACCGCGGGGCTGCTCGTGGCTCCGCAGCCCGCCCGCGCGGCGAGCTTCACGGTCACCACGACCGCGGATGTGGTCGACACGGCAGGCGGATGCGCGGGCGCCACCCTCGCGACGCTGCCGGGCACCGGCGGCCTCGTGAGTCTGCGTGAGGCCGTCTGCGCGGCCAACAACGCCGCCGGTCCGGACGTGATCAGCCTGCCGGCAGGGACCTACGTGCTCACTGGCGCCTCCGGCGAGGACTACGCCGCGTCGGGCGACCTCGACGTCTGGGACAGCGGTGCCGCCGGAGACGGGCTCAGCATCGTCGGCGCGGGCAGCGACCGGACGATCATCGACGGCGACGAGAACGACCGGCTGTTCGACGTCTACAACCGCAACGCCTTCGCCTTCGCGCTCGACGACGTGACGCTCAGCTACGGCCGCGTGCCGAGCAACGACGCTGGCGGTGCCCTGCTGACCGGATTCGGGTCGACCACGCAGCTCACCCGTGTCGTCGTCGAATGGAGCCGTGCCGGCAACGGTGGCGGCATCGCGAACATCCAGGGCGACCTCGTGCTGCTCGACACGGTCGTCCACGACAACTACGCCGACGAGGCCGGTGGCGGGGTGTTCTCCACGGCCGGCCTGTTCCAGATGCAGCGCAGCACCGTCAACAACAACGTCGCGGACACCGGCGGCGCACTGTGGCTCAGCTACGACGGACCGCAGGCGATGACGATCGAGCAGTCGACGATCCACAGCAATGCGGGCGGCGGGGCCGCCGGCATCTACGTGCCGGACACCAGCCACGGGATGCTCACGATCACCGACACGACCATCACCGACAACCGCAGCGCCACCGCGGGTGGTGCCGTCGTGGTGGCCGCCAACTCGTGGACCGAGCTGATGCTCTCGAGCTCGACGGTCACCGGCAACGTCGGCCCGACCGGCGGCGGCGTCATCGGGGGTCTGGGGCTGGTCACCGTGCAGAACTCGATCGTCGCCCAGAACACCGGGGGCGACCTGGTCGGCACCATCAGCGGCTCGTACAACTACGTGGGCGTCGCGGGAGCGGGGATCGTCGACGGGGTCGCGAACAACCGGGCCGGCACGGTGAGTGCGCCCCTCGATCCGCAGCTGCGGGAGATCGGCTCGTACGGCGGGCCGACCCGCACGCGCGTCCCGCTGCCGGGCAGTCCCGTGGTCGACACCGGTTCGCTGTGCGGCGCCGTCGATCAACGGCAGGTCGCGCGTTCCGTCTGCGACGTCGGTGCCGTCGAGCTGAGCGCCGCGCCCGACACCGCGCTGGGCTCCGCTCCGGCCGCCTCCACCTCCGAGACATCCGCGACCCTCGCGTTCACCGGATCCGGCGGTTCCGGCACCCTGAGCTTCGAGTGCGCCCTCGACGCGGCCGCCTACACGCCGTGCACCTCGCCGACGACCCTCGGCGCGCTCGCGTCGGGAGCGCACACCTTCCGTGTGCGCGCCGTCGACGCGCTCGGCGCCACCGATCCGAGCTCCGCGACGGCCGGCTGGACGGTCATCGGGGCTGCTGCGCCCGAGCTCGCCGACTCCGGTGCGGCCGAGACGGGCACGCTGCTCGCCGCCGGTCTCGTGTTGCTCGCCGCGGGCGGGGTGCTGCTCGGCACGCGACTGCGCACGCGTCTGCGCACGCGTCGGAGCTGA
- a CDS encoding malate dehydrogenase: MTATVTVTGAAGQIGYALLFRIASGAMLGEVPVRLRLLEVPQAVGAAEGTAMELADAAFPLLESVDVFDDADAAFEGAQLALLVGARPRTAGMERADLLTANAGIFGPQGRAINDHASDDVRVLVVGNPANTNALIAAAHAPDVPAERFTAMTRLDHNRGLAQLATRLDVGVDRLSRMTIWGNHSSTQVPDPSQLLLDGEPIALDDAWVAEEFVPTVVNRGAAIIAARGASSAASAASAAIDHMRDWVEDTAPGDWVSAALPSRGEYGVPEGLVCSFPVTGADGAWRVVEGLELPPAVRAGLAATVVELEAERDAVRALGLLPQ, encoded by the coding sequence ATGACCGCGACCGTCACCGTCACCGGCGCCGCCGGGCAGATCGGCTACGCCCTGCTGTTCCGGATCGCCTCGGGCGCGATGCTCGGCGAGGTGCCCGTGCGGCTGCGACTGCTCGAGGTGCCGCAGGCGGTCGGCGCCGCGGAGGGCACGGCGATGGAGCTCGCGGATGCGGCGTTCCCCCTGCTGGAGAGCGTCGACGTCTTCGACGACGCGGACGCGGCATTCGAGGGAGCCCAGCTGGCGCTGCTGGTCGGTGCACGCCCGCGCACCGCGGGCATGGAACGCGCGGACCTGCTGACCGCCAACGCGGGGATCTTCGGACCGCAGGGGCGCGCCATCAACGACCACGCCTCCGACGACGTCCGGGTGCTCGTGGTGGGCAACCCGGCCAACACGAACGCGCTCATCGCCGCCGCGCACGCGCCCGATGTGCCCGCCGAGCGGTTCACCGCGATGACCCGGCTCGACCACAATCGCGGGCTGGCGCAGCTCGCGACGCGACTCGACGTGGGCGTCGACCGGCTCTCCCGCATGACGATCTGGGGCAACCACTCCTCCACCCAGGTGCCCGACCCCTCGCAGCTGCTGCTCGACGGGGAGCCGATCGCGCTCGACGACGCCTGGGTCGCCGAGGAGTTCGTGCCGACGGTCGTGAACCGCGGCGCGGCCATCATCGCGGCGCGCGGGGCCTCCTCCGCCGCGAGCGCGGCATCCGCGGCCATCGATCACATGCGCGACTGGGTCGAGGACACCGCCCCCGGCGACTGGGTGTCGGCGGCGCTGCCGAGCCGCGGCGAGTACGGGGTGCCCGAGGGGCTCGTGTGCTCGTTCCCCGTGACCGGCGCGGATGGCGCCTGGCGCGTCGTCGAAGGCCTGGAGCTGCCGCCCGCCGTTCGTGCGGGGCTCGCGGCCACGGTGGTCGAACTCGAGGCGGAGCGCGACGCGGTGCGCGCCCTCGGCCTGCTTCCTCAGTAG
- a CDS encoding YdeI/OmpD-associated family protein, with protein sequence MSSFAEKPILELVTAAEWEAFLENDPPADGVRLKIVKKGTTLPGITRQDALDVALCFGWIDGQAGSFDEHFSLQAYTPRRARSPWSQINQDHVARLIAEGRMRPAGQAEIDRAKADGRWDAAYRQKDAPVPPELQALLDASPAASAFFATLTAQNRWAVIFRLQQAVRPETRERRARQFLEMLERGETFY encoded by the coding sequence ATGTCGTCGTTCGCCGAGAAGCCCATCCTCGAGCTGGTGACCGCGGCCGAATGGGAGGCGTTCCTCGAGAACGATCCGCCCGCCGACGGGGTGCGGCTCAAGATCGTCAAGAAGGGCACGACGCTGCCGGGCATCACCCGCCAGGACGCGCTCGACGTCGCCCTGTGCTTCGGCTGGATCGACGGGCAGGCGGGGTCCTTCGACGAGCACTTCAGCCTGCAGGCCTACACGCCGCGCCGCGCCCGCAGCCCCTGGTCGCAGATCAACCAGGATCACGTCGCGCGCCTCATCGCCGAGGGGCGGATGCGGCCGGCCGGGCAGGCCGAGATCGACCGCGCGAAGGCCGATGGCCGCTGGGATGCCGCCTACCGCCAGAAGGACGCCCCGGTGCCCCCGGAGCTGCAGGCCCTGCTCGATGCGAGCCCCGCGGCATCCGCCTTCTTCGCCACGCTGACCGCGCAGAACCGCTGGGCGGTCATCTTCCGCCTGCAGCAGGCCGTGCGCCCCGAGACTCGCGAGCGCCGCGCCCGCCAGTTCCTCGAGATGCTGGAGCGCGGCGAGACCTTCTACTGA
- a CDS encoding Hsp20/alpha crystallin family protein, with translation MTMFFDPFRELDRVASQLLDSRQGPRLMPMDLYRDGDHYVLNADLPGIDPGSVDIDVDGQLLTIRAERTARGADGVTWITRERSGGSYLRQLNLGQGVDTAGISASYDNGVLTVVIPVSEQAKPRKIEVQSTAAPAAVEA, from the coding sequence ATGACCATGTTCTTCGACCCGTTCCGTGAGCTCGACCGTGTCGCCAGCCAGCTGCTCGACAGCCGCCAGGGTCCGCGCCTGATGCCGATGGACCTCTACCGCGACGGCGACCACTACGTGCTGAACGCCGACCTGCCCGGCATCGACCCGGGCAGCGTCGACATCGACGTCGACGGTCAGCTGCTCACGATCCGCGCCGAACGCACCGCGCGCGGCGCCGACGGCGTCACGTGGATCACCCGCGAGCGCAGCGGCGGCTCCTACCTGCGCCAGCTGAACCTCGGCCAGGGCGTCGACACCGCGGGCATCTCGGCGAGCTACGACAACGGCGTGCTCACCGTCGTGATCCCGGTCAGCGAGCAGGCCAAGCCGCGCAAGATCGAGGTCCAGAGCACCGCGGCCCCCGCGGCCGTGGAGGCCTGA
- a CDS encoding ferredoxin--NADP reductase, whose protein sequence is MIARLDRLLGRVSMYLLVVGVLGTLSVVALVLALTGVLFLDPLAILVSAVVLSAASLLANQALGLLFRVRPSTASGVITAQLLLFVLEPTLDPAGLVGLALAAAVAAASKYLIAWRGRHLVNPAAAGALVAGLAGLAFSSWWIGTLPMLPFVAVGALLILWRTRRLGMGLGYLVVGTVISTTVFAVNGLAVPGALVTVLGSTPLVFVAGFMLSEPLTLPPRRWQRMAYAVIVAVLSTVPYAIGTLRTTPEFALVVGGALAFLVGQRRAVRLELVEKRQLTATAWEFRFRPAAPVRFAAGQYLELTLPHARPDRGGIRRVFSIASAPGEAELALGVRIRAQASSFKRALLALEPGGRLRATGVWGDFVLPRSASTRFAFVAAGIGITPFVSQLRALADAGRAADAELLYAVRAASELAYRDELAATGCRVSVLSPDDPGALPDGWTWLGSDALSAELVHEAIPDAAARTVYLSGAPSDVARLRRALRASGIRRIRTDVFLGY, encoded by the coding sequence ATGATCGCCCGGCTCGATCGGCTGCTCGGCCGGGTCAGCATGTACCTGCTCGTCGTCGGGGTGCTCGGCACGCTCAGCGTCGTCGCGCTCGTGCTCGCGCTGACCGGCGTGCTGTTCCTCGACCCGCTCGCGATCCTCGTGAGCGCCGTCGTGCTCAGCGCGGCCTCGTTGCTCGCCAACCAGGCGCTCGGGCTGCTGTTCCGCGTCCGGCCGTCCACCGCCTCCGGCGTCATCACCGCCCAGCTGCTGCTGTTCGTGCTCGAGCCCACCCTCGACCCGGCGGGACTCGTCGGCCTCGCCCTGGCCGCCGCCGTCGCCGCCGCGTCGAAATACCTCATCGCCTGGCGCGGACGGCACCTCGTCAACCCCGCGGCCGCAGGCGCACTCGTGGCCGGACTCGCCGGACTCGCGTTCTCGTCGTGGTGGATCGGGACGCTGCCGATGCTGCCGTTCGTCGCGGTCGGCGCGCTGCTCATCCTGTGGCGGACGCGGCGGCTCGGAATGGGACTGGGCTACCTCGTGGTGGGCACCGTCATCTCCACGACCGTGTTCGCGGTGAACGGCCTCGCCGTTCCGGGAGCGCTCGTCACGGTGCTGGGCTCGACGCCGCTCGTGTTCGTGGCGGGCTTCATGCTGAGCGAGCCGCTCACCCTCCCGCCGCGTCGATGGCAGCGGATGGCGTACGCCGTCATCGTGGCCGTGCTGTCGACCGTGCCGTACGCGATCGGAACCCTGCGCACGACCCCCGAGTTCGCGCTCGTGGTGGGCGGGGCGCTCGCCTTCCTCGTGGGCCAGCGGCGGGCGGTGCGGCTCGAACTGGTCGAGAAGCGGCAGCTGACCGCGACGGCGTGGGAGTTCCGGTTCCGTCCGGCCGCCCCGGTGCGCTTCGCGGCGGGGCAGTACCTCGAGCTGACGCTCCCGCATGCGCGCCCGGACCGCGGCGGCATCCGGCGGGTGTTCTCGATCGCCTCGGCGCCCGGCGAGGCCGAGCTCGCGCTCGGGGTGCGCATCCGCGCGCAGGCGTCGAGCTTCAAGCGCGCCCTGCTCGCCCTCGAGCCGGGCGGTCGGCTGCGCGCGACCGGGGTGTGGGGCGATTTCGTGCTGCCGCGCTCCGCGAGCACCCGATTCGCCTTCGTGGCGGCGGGCATCGGCATCACCCCGTTCGTGTCGCAGTTGCGCGCGCTCGCCGATGCCGGTCGGGCCGCGGATGCCGAGCTGCTGTACGCGGTGCGCGCGGCCTCCGAGCTCGCCTACCGCGACGAGCTCGCCGCGACCGGGTGCCGGGTGAGCGTGCTCTCCCCCGACGACCCCGGCGCGCTGCCCGATGGGTGGACGTGGCTCGGCTCCGACGCGCTCAGCGCGGAGCTCGTCCATGAGGCGATCCCCGATGCCGCCGCCCGCACCGTGTATCTCTCGGGCGCCCCGTCCGATGTCGCCCGGCTGCGCCGCGCCCTCCGTGCGTCGGGCATCCGCCGCATCCGCACCGACGTCTTCCTGGGCTACTGA
- a CDS encoding FAD:protein FMN transferase — translation MIADPLPAAWRFDALGTPWRVDTEEPLPPAVRAQVARRIERFDRDWSRYRDDSLVAQIARAPGRHLLPSDAAPLLGLYAELYAATGGRVSPLVGGALGATGFGPRLASVPDAIPRWEDALAWDGEHLDTATPVLLDVGAAGKGYLVDLVHGLLTDAGIARHVVDGSGDLRIRDVSMRIALEHPGDASRAIGVAELREGALSASAGNRRRLADGRHHILDAVTGLPAHDVVASWAVADDDLTADGAATALFFDVDPDWLERRGVEWVRMLSDGTLQASPGFPGEVFT, via the coding sequence CTGATCGCCGACCCGCTCCCGGCCGCCTGGCGCTTCGACGCGCTCGGGACGCCGTGGCGCGTCGACACCGAGGAACCTCTGCCACCCGCTGTGCGCGCCCAGGTCGCCCGACGCATCGAACGCTTCGACCGCGACTGGTCGCGCTACCGCGACGACTCCCTCGTCGCCCAGATCGCCCGCGCCCCCGGCCGGCACCTGCTGCCCTCGGACGCCGCCCCGCTGCTCGGGCTGTACGCCGAGCTGTACGCCGCGACCGGCGGCCGGGTCTCGCCGCTCGTCGGCGGGGCGCTCGGCGCCACCGGGTTCGGGCCCCGGCTCGCGAGCGTGCCCGATGCGATCCCGCGGTGGGAGGACGCTCTCGCGTGGGATGGCGAGCACCTCGACACCGCCACCCCCGTCCTGCTCGACGTCGGCGCGGCGGGCAAAGGCTACCTCGTCGACCTCGTGCACGGGCTGCTGACGGACGCCGGGATCGCGCGCCACGTCGTCGACGGCTCGGGCGACCTGCGCATCCGGGACGTGTCGATGCGGATCGCACTCGAGCATCCCGGCGATGCGAGCCGCGCGATCGGCGTGGCGGAGCTGCGCGAGGGCGCGCTCTCGGCGAGCGCCGGCAACCGGAGGCGCCTCGCCGACGGGCGCCACCACATCCTCGACGCCGTCACGGGCCTGCCCGCGCACGACGTCGTGGCCAGTTGGGCGGTCGCCGACGACGACCTCACGGCCGACGGCGCCGCCACAGCGCTGTTCTTCGACGTCGACCCCGACTGGCTCGAGCGTCGGGGAGTCGAATGGGTCAGGATGCTGTCCGACGGCACGCTGCAGGCGAGCCCCGGCTTCCCCGGAGAGGTGTTCACATGA